From Brochothrix thermosphacta DSM 20171 = FSL F6-1036, a single genomic window includes:
- a CDS encoding exonuclease domain-containing protein has translation MSGYNYRRASGAKRGRTTAKTKAYAKPTKLPANFVVVDFETTGLSADRNQIIQIGAVKYANGEQVSTYSSYINPFEALSDTIVRITGITDDILAEAPAVEDVWPEFLSYINGEVLVAHNASFDMKFLLATSQDLRLESIVYEVIDTVPLARKFFDTPNHKLETLKDYLGLEHQSHDALEDCIVTGKVYMNCWHKTPEKQRIGTVGTNIKPVVPPQSDTFETDELRLYQSINVFLQGQRMASFFAMKHVSKTLSLDGYYPFARITYNSKSRFISLRGNIDAFQVMYPSAPTMVAPASDWGDFRVTLADMADVLTYRDYILDQYFQTVARLQADIRAEKIVEADWRKFQAQKRLVDTACGN, from the coding sequence ATGAGTGGATACAATTATCGTCGTGCGTCTGGCGCAAAACGTGGGCGTACAACAGCAAAAACAAAAGCTTATGCAAAACCAACAAAGCTCCCTGCTAATTTTGTAGTGGTTGATTTTGAAACAACAGGATTAAGTGCGGATCGTAATCAAATTATTCAAATTGGAGCTGTAAAATATGCGAACGGCGAGCAAGTGTCGACCTATAGTAGCTATATTAATCCATTTGAAGCATTATCCGATACGATTGTACGTATCACAGGTATAACGGATGATATTTTAGCAGAAGCACCTGCAGTCGAAGATGTTTGGCCTGAATTTTTAAGTTATATTAACGGTGAAGTACTTGTGGCACACAATGCGTCGTTTGATATGAAATTTTTACTGGCGACATCGCAAGATTTACGGTTGGAATCAATTGTTTATGAAGTAATTGATACAGTGCCATTAGCACGGAAATTTTTTGATACACCGAATCATAAATTAGAAACGTTGAAGGATTACTTAGGTCTTGAACATCAATCACATGACGCATTAGAGGATTGTATTGTAACAGGTAAAGTCTACATGAACTGTTGGCATAAAACACCTGAAAAACAGCGAATCGGGACTGTAGGTACTAACATTAAACCAGTAGTACCACCGCAAAGTGATACGTTTGAAACAGATGAATTACGTTTATATCAAAGTATTAATGTGTTTCTACAGGGACAACGGATGGCCAGCTTTTTTGCGATGAAACATGTGAGTAAAACGCTCAGTTTGGATGGTTATTATCCATTTGCGCGCATTACTTATAATTCGAAATCTCGTTTTATTAGTTTGCGGGGGAATATTGACGCTTTTCAAGTAATGTACCCTTCAGCACCCACAATGGTTGCACCAGCTTCTGATTGGGGTGACTTCCGCGTTACCTTGGCAGATATGGCAGATGTTTTGACGTATCGGGATTATATTCTGGATCAATACTTCCAAACAGTAGCGCGCTTGCAAGCTGATATTCGCGCTGAGAAAATTGTTGAAGCGGATTGGCGTAAATTCCAAGCACAAAAACGCTTGGTTGATACGGCCTGTGGTAATTAA
- a CDS encoding DMT family transporter, translating into MAWIILIIGGCFEVVGVASINRWVNKKNIKHMVELVIAFALSFALLSYAMNTIPMGTAYAVWTSIGTAGSAIVGMFFFGDAKSVRRILFITLIIAATVGLKLIS; encoded by the coding sequence ATGGCTTGGATAATATTAATTATTGGTGGATGTTTTGAAGTAGTCGGTGTGGCAAGTATTAACCGTTGGGTTAATAAAAAGAATATTAAGCACATGGTAGAATTAGTTATTGCTTTTGCCTTAAGTTTTGCGCTGTTATCGTATGCGATGAACACGATCCCAATGGGAACAGCTTATGCAGTATGGACAAGTATTGGTACAGCTGGTTCGGCAATCGTCGGCATGTTCTTTTTTGGCGATGCTAAAAGTGTAAGACGTATTCTGTTTATCACACTTATTATTGCTGCAACAGTAGGTCTAAAATTGATTTCTTAG
- a CDS encoding DMT family transporter — protein sequence MSKSTLLIVLASLAEVGWVIGLKHSTNVLEWGLTVVCIAVSFGLLIKVSETNAVSTSYALFVGLGTLGTVLSSVFFFGEPMTVLKAGLLVILMTGVVGLKLTSTEK from the coding sequence ATGAGTAAAAGTACGTTATTAATTGTGCTAGCAAGTTTAGCAGAAGTGGGTTGGGTCATTGGTCTAAAACATTCTACCAACGTATTGGAGTGGGGATTGACCGTTGTTTGTATTGCCGTTTCATTCGGACTCTTAATTAAAGTTAGCGAGACCAATGCTGTCAGTACATCATATGCATTGTTTGTTGGATTAGGAACATTAGGGACCGTTTTATCGAGTGTCTTTTTTTTCGGAGAACCAATGACAGTATTAAAAGCAGGACTATTAGTGATATTAATGACAGGTGTTGTGGGATTGAAATTAACATCAACAGAAAAATAG
- a CDS encoding alpha-mannosidase, protein MTKAHIVNHTHWDREWYFTSADSLVLSEQLFTEVIEELLAHPEATFVLDGQISILDDYMTLHPDKLEAIRQLVADKQLFIGPWYTQTDAFFTQGESILRNAMIGIFDSKKYGDYLPIGYLPDTFGFNAQIPTLLNQVGFKSLIFWRGIDLGTQVTSPYFKWRGLAENREVTAINMPHGYGTGMLLEASSAFAEGRLDPAIDFIAERSQTEEVLIPSGNDQLNIIHDFSDKIAGLNEIGQHDYQMSTYQDFIAYVETLPELEQYQGEFREPKLARVHKTIGSSRMNIKVANYHMEQKLLKRIEPLLVISKACGINISERLLMLIWKKVLEGQAHDSLAGCVSDAVAEDIMHRMKEANEMADSIENTIVKKIADDLALTDKEVIIFNTDLTVFNGYKTITVITETKDIQFVNHRDATIIAEEFVAARDNIMQETPNGNIFIQEPGYFILKVRIAVELPALGYKVIEFANAEKELQTIVPTDAKQIGNENYTLVFENKQLNLHLASGKIIEHVIQLEDIGNNGDTYDFSPLENEQALLLGFDHARVEESPTFSRLILTATYQLPLNLEQRIDTQETGEVAVELTIELATGSSIIQSALRVNNQVDSHRLRVLFQTDIANEQSIASLPFGFVTRENHDVPDWEKNYVERPVNIEPLVKSVSMSDEENVFTVLTKGIKEYEVSRHQICVTLLATTGQLGKPDLLYRPGRASGDTTKRGHVFIPTEESQLRGEHCFEFGFYVAEAAFDEQNTAELAAAYEQENIDYQHQTLNFFLHRIDNKIQKSERLLNLAQRLEIIRFPDNTLVTACHPSYYDADSWIVRVQNPTKTTFPLDTSTLDLSKVTVVNAIETRQEQNFEVPAYDSLTLKIKF, encoded by the coding sequence ATGACGAAAGCACATATTGTCAATCATACGCATTGGGATCGTGAATGGTACTTTACTTCAGCAGATTCATTAGTACTCAGTGAACAATTGTTTACAGAGGTGATTGAAGAGTTGTTAGCACATCCTGAAGCAACCTTTGTACTGGACGGACAGATTTCGATTTTAGATGACTACATGACGTTACACCCTGATAAGTTAGAGGCCATCCGCCAATTAGTCGCTGATAAACAATTGTTTATCGGCCCATGGTATACACAAACAGATGCCTTTTTTACGCAAGGGGAATCCATTTTACGCAATGCGATGATTGGGATTTTTGATAGTAAAAAATACGGCGATTATTTACCGATAGGTTATTTACCAGATACGTTTGGTTTCAATGCGCAAATACCGACTTTACTGAATCAAGTGGGCTTCAAATCATTGATTTTCTGGCGTGGGATTGATTTAGGTACACAAGTTACGTCACCTTATTTTAAATGGCGCGGCTTAGCAGAAAATCGAGAGGTAACGGCGATTAACATGCCCCATGGTTATGGTACGGGAATGTTGTTGGAAGCAAGCAGTGCTTTTGCTGAGGGACGTTTAGATCCTGCCATTGATTTTATTGCTGAACGGAGTCAAACGGAGGAAGTCTTAATTCCATCAGGGAATGATCAATTAAATATTATTCATGATTTTAGTGATAAAATCGCAGGGTTAAATGAAATTGGTCAACATGACTATCAAATGAGCACATATCAAGACTTCATAGCCTATGTTGAAACATTACCAGAATTGGAACAGTATCAAGGTGAATTTCGTGAGCCAAAATTGGCGCGTGTGCATAAAACAATTGGTTCAAGTCGGATGAACATTAAAGTAGCGAACTATCACATGGAACAGAAATTATTGAAGCGAATTGAACCGTTATTAGTCATTTCCAAAGCATGTGGCATCAATATTTCAGAACGATTGTTAATGTTAATTTGGAAAAAAGTGTTAGAAGGTCAAGCGCACGATAGTTTAGCAGGCTGTGTATCTGATGCTGTGGCAGAAGATATTATGCACCGAATGAAAGAGGCTAACGAAATGGCCGATAGTATTGAGAATACAATTGTTAAGAAAATTGCAGATGATTTAGCTTTAACAGATAAAGAAGTTATCATCTTTAACACAGACTTGACAGTATTCAACGGCTATAAAACAATCACGGTGATTACTGAAACAAAAGACATTCAATTTGTGAATCATCGAGATGCGACTATCATTGCAGAAGAATTTGTTGCCGCACGTGATAATATCATGCAAGAAACACCTAACGGTAATATCTTTATTCAAGAACCGGGTTACTTTATTTTAAAAGTACGTATTGCTGTGGAATTACCTGCTTTAGGCTATAAAGTGATTGAATTTGCAAATGCAGAAAAAGAACTGCAAACGATTGTACCCACTGATGCAAAGCAAATTGGAAATGAAAACTACACGCTTGTTTTCGAGAATAAGCAACTCAATTTACATTTAGCTTCTGGAAAAATTATCGAGCACGTGATTCAATTAGAGGATATTGGCAATAATGGCGACACCTATGATTTCTCACCTTTAGAAAACGAACAAGCTTTGTTATTAGGGTTTGATCATGCGAGAGTGGAAGAATCACCCACTTTCTCACGCTTGATTTTAACGGCAACCTATCAGTTACCACTTAATTTAGAACAACGTATCGATACACAAGAAACAGGCGAGGTTGCTGTGGAATTGACGATAGAACTAGCAACAGGCAGCTCAATTATTCAAAGCGCTTTACGTGTGAACAATCAAGTGGATAGTCATCGTTTACGTGTGTTGTTTCAAACAGACATTGCGAATGAACAAAGTATTGCGTCGTTGCCTTTTGGCTTTGTAACACGCGAAAATCATGACGTGCCCGATTGGGAAAAAAATTATGTTGAACGCCCAGTGAATATCGAACCGCTAGTTAAAAGTGTGTCGATGTCAGATGAAGAGAACGTCTTTACCGTTTTAACTAAAGGGATCAAAGAATATGAAGTGTCACGCCATCAAATTTGTGTGACGTTATTAGCGACAACCGGCCAATTAGGTAAACCCGATTTATTATATCGTCCAGGTCGTGCATCTGGTGATACAACAAAACGAGGTCATGTCTTTATTCCAACCGAAGAGTCACAATTACGTGGAGAGCATTGTTTTGAATTTGGTTTTTATGTGGCAGAAGCGGCGTTTGATGAACAAAACACTGCAGAATTAGCAGCAGCATATGAACAAGAAAATATTGATTATCAACATCAAACACTTAATTTTTTCTTGCATCGTATCGATAATAAAATTCAAAAATCAGAACGTTTACTGAATTTGGCACAACGGTTAGAAATCATCAGATTCCCAGATAATACGTTAGTAACAGCCTGTCACCCCTCATATTATGATGCGGATAGTTGGATTGTGCGTGTGCAAAACCCCACAAAGACAACCTTCCCGTTAGATACAAGCACGCTAGATTTGAGTAAAGTAACAGTCGTTAACGCCATAGAAACAAGACAAGAACAAAATTTTGAAGTTCCTGCGTATGATAGTTTAACGTTAAAAATAAAATTTTAG
- a CDS encoding PTS fructose transporter subunit IIC, producing the protein MMKTIGSELKKHVLTGISYMIPLVIAGAVIMAISRVGGSIYGIADIWDAKHAESANNLIRLLHSLDGFGGMALGLMFPVIAAFIGYSISDKLAIAPGLVAGMLVKDIGAGFLGALAAGLIAGYTCLLLKKYVKLPKAAASVVPVFIVPVFGTLITVLLINYVVGIPFASLNTGLENWLNGLSGTNQILMAAIIGGMVGFDLGGPVNKAAVTTAMALLTTGIYAPNTAAQVAIIIPPLGLGLATILAKRKYNTELREAGKSSLVMGFVGISEGAIPFAVESPLKVMPVTVIGSAIGSALAVGLGSVNKAPISGFYGWFTVEMWPIYVLSIAVGTFVVAGLTILLRGNPVIVDEETVIDDIDEAEWEA; encoded by the coding sequence ATGATGAAAACAATTGGGAGTGAACTAAAAAAACACGTACTAACAGGGATTTCGTATATGATTCCATTGGTTATTGCAGGGGCAGTTATAATGGCAATATCACGCGTGGGTGGTTCTATTTATGGCATTGCAGATATTTGGGATGCGAAGCATGCTGAAAGTGCTAACAACTTAATTCGTTTGTTACATAGCTTAGATGGTTTTGGGGGCATGGCATTAGGGTTAATGTTCCCTGTAATCGCAGCTTTTATTGGGTACTCAATTTCCGATAAGTTAGCAATTGCCCCAGGTTTAGTTGCTGGGATGTTAGTAAAAGATATTGGTGCTGGTTTCCTAGGTGCTTTAGCAGCCGGTTTAATTGCAGGTTATACCTGTTTATTGTTAAAGAAATATGTAAAATTACCAAAAGCAGCGGCATCCGTTGTTCCCGTCTTTATCGTACCCGTATTTGGTACATTGATTACCGTTCTTTTAATTAACTACGTTGTAGGTATCCCGTTTGCAAGTTTAAATACAGGCTTAGAAAACTGGTTAAATGGTCTTTCAGGTACAAACCAAATTTTAATGGCAGCGATTATCGGTGGTATGGTTGGGTTTGACCTAGGTGGACCTGTTAACAAAGCAGCAGTCACAACAGCAATGGCATTGTTAACAACAGGGATCTATGCACCGAACACAGCGGCACAAGTTGCGATTATTATTCCACCACTTGGTTTAGGTTTAGCGACAATTTTAGCGAAACGTAAATATAACACAGAATTGCGCGAAGCGGGTAAATCTTCATTAGTAATGGGCTTTGTGGGTATCAGTGAGGGTGCAATTCCATTTGCAGTTGAATCACCACTAAAAGTTATGCCAGTCACTGTGATCGGTTCCGCAATTGGTAGTGCATTAGCAGTTGGTTTAGGTTCGGTTAATAAAGCGCCAATCAGCGGTTTTTATGGCTGGTTCACAGTTGAAATGTGGCCAATCTACGTTCTTTCTATCGCAGTCGGTACATTTGTAGTAGCAGGATTAACGATACTCTTACGTGGAAACCCAGTGATTGTAGATGAAGAAACAGTCATTGATGATATTGATGAAGCAGAGTGGGAAGCATAA
- a CDS encoding PTS fructose transporter subunit IIB: MKRKVIAITACATGVAHTFMAAQALKKAAKQMDVLIKVETQGALGIENALTEKDAGIAEVVIFAVDTKVRDKERFAGKHILEVPVNAPIKDGQKVIQDALNLVDN; the protein is encoded by the coding sequence ATGAAAAGAAAAGTAATCGCAATTACAGCATGTGCAACAGGGGTGGCTCATACATTTATGGCCGCTCAAGCGCTCAAGAAAGCAGCAAAACAAATGGATGTCCTTATTAAGGTCGAAACGCAAGGGGCATTGGGGATTGAGAATGCGCTCACTGAAAAAGATGCAGGAATTGCCGAAGTTGTTATCTTTGCAGTGGATACCAAAGTTCGTGACAAAGAACGTTTTGCTGGAAAACACATTTTAGAAGTACCTGTGAATGCACCAATTAAAGATGGTCAAAAAGTGATTCAAGATGCTTTAAATTTAGTTGATAACTAA
- a CDS encoding PTS sugar transporter subunit IIA: protein MKVEEILKKQNVLFDLQGTKKEEVIGEISQKLAHAGFVADAEVFLASVLEREIHATTGIGNAIAIPHGKSTTVTESTIVFARTSQDIEWESLDDQPVNLLILLAISDADKTDGHLRLLSEIATKLMDDDIVAALKEATTPEAVLTILSKGDE, encoded by the coding sequence ATGAAAGTTGAAGAAATTCTAAAAAAACAAAATGTTTTATTTGATTTACAAGGCACAAAAAAAGAAGAAGTCATCGGTGAGATCAGTCAAAAATTAGCACATGCTGGTTTTGTAGCAGATGCGGAAGTGTTTTTAGCGTCTGTACTAGAACGTGAAATACATGCCACAACTGGGATTGGCAATGCGATTGCTATTCCTCATGGTAAAAGTACCACAGTAACGGAATCCACGATTGTATTCGCGAGGACGTCACAGGATATTGAATGGGAATCATTGGATGATCAACCCGTTAACTTACTGATATTATTGGCAATCAGTGATGCGGATAAAACCGATGGTCATTTACGTTTATTATCCGAAATTGCCACAAAATTAATGGATGATGATATCGTCGCAGCATTGAAAGAAGCAACAACACCTGAAGCAGTACTTACAATATTAAGTAAAGGGGATGAATAA
- a CDS encoding BglG family transcription antiterminator, which translates to MKALSMDTDSREKRILQYLLKKDVTTVKHIAEFMNLSEKTVSNSLKVIDDFLQDYRLSVVRKPKIGVFIDGDLKEIRSVINVMDYQTKMVPSTKEERITFIFIQLIKAEGYITMTDLAEELYISRGTIESDLIIVERLLRQERFILERRKGYGIRLTVTEDEKRRLTSLLIHNFWGENWHLSKDAEKARQAFEIIPEEVQSLFSEDSLKKIIKIVKAFSESKQFKFTDYAFQSIVIHLAIAVERIKQGEYIHDEAKHFLSSDDTDSIEKAHYLAKMIEDELAIIIPESEISYITIHLAAASDHLLTPNKQTDTTDTIKRLRGIIKQHFTHSSYDGQLIEGLMTHIQSAINRLTYGFSIKNPYVESIKFNFTHAFEEAARFKAIIEKEYFVMIDDDETAYIALHFEAFYERLPSAKKGISAVLVCSTGLGSAQLLAARIRKYFPDIDIKAIYSLQEEMDKDITSDVVISTIYLEFMDMPTIVVSPMMTREDIKIMEQSLVQLKHATPAGINPFLSLLREENCYAQADFKTMEDVIQAIGTDLIAKGYATEGVIESAIQREVLSYTSFNALATPHADPRFIQKSNIVVMTLVEPLLWGDIMVDKVFFIALQNDQTLDFERVYEAFFNLLDNEHNLQQLTAARTNDTLYQLLMKGDTYES; encoded by the coding sequence ATGAAAGCGTTGTCAATGGATACAGACAGTCGGGAAAAACGCATCTTACAATATCTATTGAAAAAAGACGTCACGACAGTGAAACACATTGCTGAGTTTATGAATTTGTCTGAAAAGACAGTTTCCAATTCACTGAAAGTGATTGATGATTTTCTACAAGACTATAGGCTTTCAGTCGTTCGGAAACCTAAGATTGGCGTCTTTATTGACGGTGATTTAAAAGAGATTCGCAGCGTTATCAATGTGATGGACTATCAAACTAAAATGGTTCCCTCGACAAAAGAAGAACGCATCACTTTTATTTTTATCCAGCTAATTAAAGCAGAAGGCTATATTACAATGACTGATTTAGCAGAAGAACTTTATATCAGTCGAGGGACGATCGAAAGCGATTTAATTATCGTGGAGCGTTTGCTTAGACAAGAACGTTTTATACTAGAGCGTCGTAAAGGATATGGGATCAGGCTGACTGTCACAGAAGATGAAAAACGTCGTTTAACTTCATTGTTAATACATAACTTTTGGGGAGAAAATTGGCACCTATCAAAAGATGCAGAAAAAGCACGACAAGCATTTGAAATTATACCTGAAGAAGTTCAAAGTTTATTTTCAGAGGATAGTTTAAAGAAAATAATTAAAATTGTAAAAGCCTTTAGTGAAAGTAAACAGTTTAAGTTTACTGATTATGCTTTTCAATCGATTGTGATTCATCTAGCTATTGCAGTCGAACGAATTAAACAAGGTGAATACATCCATGATGAAGCTAAACATTTCTTGTCTAGCGATGATACCGATAGTATCGAAAAGGCACATTATTTAGCAAAAATGATTGAGGATGAATTGGCTATCATTATTCCCGAATCAGAAATATCATACATAACGATTCACTTAGCGGCAGCTTCTGATCACTTACTCACACCGAATAAACAAACGGATACAACAGACACTATCAAACGTTTACGTGGCATTATCAAACAACATTTCACGCATTCAAGTTACGATGGACAATTAATTGAAGGTTTGATGACACATATTCAATCTGCTATCAATCGGTTAACGTATGGTTTTAGTATTAAGAACCCTTATGTTGAAAGTATTAAATTCAACTTTACACACGCGTTTGAAGAAGCCGCTAGGTTTAAGGCGATTATCGAAAAAGAGTATTTTGTGATGATTGACGATGATGAAACAGCTTATATTGCGCTGCATTTTGAAGCGTTTTATGAACGGTTACCAAGTGCTAAAAAAGGCATATCAGCAGTACTTGTTTGCAGCACAGGATTAGGTTCAGCACAGTTACTAGCTGCACGGATTCGGAAGTATTTTCCAGATATTGATATTAAAGCAATTTATTCATTACAAGAGGAAATGGACAAGGATATTACATCAGATGTTGTCATCAGTACCATTTATCTGGAGTTCATGGATATGCCGACCATTGTTGTTTCACCGATGATGACACGCGAAGATATTAAAATAATGGAACAGAGTTTGGTGCAGTTAAAACATGCAACGCCTGCAGGGATTAATCCTTTTTTATCATTATTACGCGAAGAAAATTGTTATGCACAAGCTGACTTTAAAACAATGGAAGATGTGATTCAGGCGATTGGTACTGATTTAATTGCAAAGGGCTATGCGACAGAGGGTGTTATTGAGAGTGCGATTCAACGCGAAGTCCTTTCGTATACGTCGTTCAATGCATTAGCAACCCCGCATGCTGACCCACGTTTCATTCAAAAATCAAACATTGTTGTGATGACATTAGTTGAACCTCTTTTATGGGGTGACATCATGGTTGATAAAGTCTTTTTCATCGCTTTACAAAATGATCAAACATTGGACTTTGAGCGTGTGTATGAAGCCTTTTTCAATTTATTAGATAACGAACATAACCTCCAACAATTAACAGCAGCACGAACAAACGACACACTATATCAATTATTAATGAAGGGTGATACGTATGAAAGTTGA
- a CDS encoding GNAT family N-acetyltransferase yields the protein MIRPFKPSDLDELMLIWLKTNCEAHHYIAKSYWESNFENVKELLPQATIMVAENKQTHKIEGFIGTMATFIAGIFVDSASQSNGIGKLLLDSAKAHSSELLLEVYQKNTKAIAFYQREDFVITAEKHDEDTNEAALVMKWTKTKD from the coding sequence ATGATTAGACCTTTTAAACCAAGTGATTTAGATGAGCTGATGCTGATTTGGCTTAAAACAAATTGTGAAGCACATCATTATATTGCTAAAAGTTATTGGGAAAGTAATTTTGAAAACGTAAAAGAGCTGTTACCACAAGCCACTATTATGGTAGCTGAAAATAAGCAAACACATAAGATAGAAGGTTTTATTGGGACGATGGCAACTTTTATTGCGGGTATTTTCGTTGATAGCGCCAGCCAATCAAATGGAATCGGTAAGTTATTACTGGACTCAGCTAAGGCTCACAGTTCAGAATTATTGTTAGAAGTGTACCAAAAGAATACAAAGGCAATCGCTTTTTACCAACGTGAAGACTTTGTTATCACAGCAGAGAAACACGATGAAGACACAAATGAAGCGGCGTTAGTCATGAAATGGACGAAGACTAAGGACTAG
- a CDS encoding GIY-YIG nuclease family protein, which translates to MDNERKKALQREYKEMTTYYGVIQIKNNHNGKIFLDTVPNTKNRWHFYKLNLCNNFYRHTDLQTDWNEQGETAFSYEVLWEKKTDDVIDMKFELKQLKKEWFEKLQPFDEKGYNKPLRD; encoded by the coding sequence ATGGATAATGAACGGAAAAAAGCGTTACAACGCGAATACAAAGAAATGACAACCTATTACGGTGTCATTCAAATAAAGAATAATCATAATGGTAAAATTTTTCTTGATACAGTCCCAAATACAAAGAATCGTTGGCATTTTTACAAGTTGAATCTTTGCAACAATTTTTACCGTCATACCGATTTGCAAACGGATTGGAATGAACAAGGTGAAACGGCATTCAGTTACGAAGTATTATGGGAGAAAAAGACAGATGATGTCATTGATATGAAGTTTGAGTTAAAGCAACTAAAAAAAGAATGGTTCGAAAAATTACAACCGTTTGATGAAAAAGGCTATAATAAGCCGTTGCGCGATTAA
- a CDS encoding DUF2087 domain-containing protein, translating to MNLLELSLNELKQGYHEQNQQLHCNYCDCVFPLMQKESPELMAAHLKTLHGPNHLQLIQLDSKYNTLTEKQRDLLVVFSSGAKDKAIATEMGVSPATIRHQRFTFREKAKQAKLYLATYEMCFEQTEVSLLAVPERAMDVDVDARFAITEEEYTATVKRYFDFSNDRLELRRWPKQQKVIITLLHRVIEEFQHNKHYTDKETTALLKDIYFDYVILRRYLIEYGFLDRTADGRTYWRCS from the coding sequence ATGAATTTATTGGAATTAAGCCTTAATGAGCTTAAACAGGGGTACCATGAGCAAAATCAACAATTGCATTGTAATTATTGTGATTGTGTATTTCCTTTGATGCAAAAGGAATCCCCAGAATTGATGGCAGCACATCTTAAAACACTGCACGGTCCAAATCATCTACAATTAATCCAATTGGATAGTAAATACAATACGTTAACGGAAAAACAGCGCGACTTATTAGTTGTTTTTAGCAGTGGAGCAAAAGATAAGGCGATTGCTACTGAAATGGGTGTATCACCCGCAACGATTCGTCACCAACGTTTTACATTTCGTGAGAAAGCAAAGCAAGCAAAATTGTATTTGGCAACGTATGAAATGTGTTTTGAGCAAACTGAAGTGTCGCTGTTAGCGGTGCCTGAACGAGCAATGGATGTTGATGTTGATGCGCGTTTTGCTATAACAGAGGAAGAGTATACGGCAACAGTCAAACGCTATTTTGATTTTAGCAATGACCGTTTAGAGTTGCGACGTTGGCCAAAACAACAAAAAGTTATCATCACACTTTTGCATCGTGTGATTGAAGAATTTCAGCACAACAAACACTACACAGATAAAGAAACGACAGCCCTTCTAAAAGATATTTACTTTGACTATGTGATATTGCGCCGCTATTTAATAGAATATGGCTTTTTAGATCGGACAGCAGATGGACGGACATACTGGCGTTGTTCTTAA
- a CDS encoding SDR family oxidoreductase: MKKLIVITGASSGFGKEMALHFSAAGHPLLLLARRTAPMLALNLPNTLVKEVDVTDYKAFEAAIHEAESIYGKVDLLVNNAGLMLLGNIWTQDPAEWQTMLNVNVQGVLNGTKIVLADMMARNEGSIINVSSIAGKKTFGNHAAYSATKYGVHALTETIREEVSATNVRVMLVAPGAAETELLQHTTDNDIKEGYNEWKETMGGISLDPKHVANSVKFMYDLPQEVSIRELVIAATKQGS, from the coding sequence ATGAAAAAATTAATCGTAATTACAGGTGCCAGCAGTGGTTTTGGAAAAGAAATGGCGCTCCATTTTAGTGCGGCAGGACATCCTTTGTTATTATTAGCTAGGCGTACAGCCCCCATGTTAGCATTAAATCTTCCAAATACACTCGTTAAAGAAGTAGATGTGACGGATTACAAAGCATTTGAAGCAGCGATTCATGAAGCTGAATCTATCTACGGTAAAGTTGATTTACTCGTTAATAATGCGGGGTTAATGTTATTAGGTAATATTTGGACACAAGATCCTGCTGAATGGCAAACGATGCTTAATGTCAATGTACAAGGTGTTTTAAATGGGACCAAAATTGTATTAGCAGATATGATGGCGCGTAATGAAGGCTCAATTATTAACGTCTCATCCATCGCAGGTAAAAAAACATTTGGTAATCACGCAGCCTATTCAGCGACTAAATATGGTGTGCATGCTTTGACTGAAACGATTCGTGAAGAAGTCAGTGCTACAAATGTACGTGTGATGCTTGTGGCTCCTGGGGCAGCTGAAACCGAGTTGTTACAACACACAACAGATAACGACATCAAAGAAGGTTACAATGAATGGAAAGAAACAATGGGTGGCATTTCGCTTGATCCTAAACACGTGGCTAACTCTGTGAAGTTTATGTACGACTTACCACAAGAAGTCAGCATTCGCGAGCTGGTGATTGCTGCGACGAAACAAGGCAGCTAG